The following are encoded in a window of Ferribacterium limneticum genomic DNA:
- a CDS encoding chalcone isomerase family protein — protein sequence MITSTSVRKAALIAALLAVPGLHAAEVAGVKVDDTIRVGSSDLVLNGAGLRSKLFIKVYVGALYVGQKSTTPTAIYDSPQPRRMVMRMMRDLDADTLSSALDEGLKSNHSPAELAELKPQADQLGGIMKGIGKAREGDTIGIDFSADGVAVSLNGEARGKVAGAGFAKALLKVWLGDKPVDASLKKALLGS from the coding sequence ATGATTACATCAACAAGCGTCCGCAAGGCAGCGCTCATTGCCGCATTGCTCGCCGTTCCTGGGCTGCATGCCGCAGAAGTTGCCGGGGTGAAAGTGGACGACACCATCCGCGTCGGCAGCAGTGATCTGGTGCTCAACGGCGCCGGCCTGCGCAGCAAACTGTTCATCAAGGTTTACGTTGGGGCACTCTATGTTGGCCAAAAGTCGACGACACCGACGGCAATCTACGACAGCCCGCAGCCGCGCCGCATGGTCATGCGCATGATGCGCGATCTCGATGCCGATACGCTGAGCTCAGCACTCGACGAAGGCTTGAAGAGCAACCACAGTCCGGCCGAGTTGGCCGAGCTGAAACCGCAGGCCGACCAGCTGGGCGGCATCATGAAGGGTATCGGCAAGGCCCGCGAAGGCGATACCATTGGCATTGACTTCTCCGCAGACGGCGTCGCTGTCAGCCTGAACGGGGAAGCGCGCGGCAAGGTGGCCGGTGCTGGTTTTGCCAAAGCGCTGCTCAAGGTCTGGCTCGGTGACAAGCCGGTGGACGCCTCGTTGAAGAAGGCGCTGCTCGGGTCCTAG
- a CDS encoding long-chain-fatty-acid--CoA ligase: MEKIWLQSYPNGVPAEIDIDHIPSLVALFETACTTYADKVAYISMDKAMTYRQLDEESKAFAGWLQAKGLKKGDRVALMMPNLLQYPVALFGTLRAGCVVVNCNPLYTPRELEHQLKDSGAVAIVIVENFAHTLEQVVAHTAIKHVIVTPMGEMLGLKGIIVNFVVRHVKKLVPVWKLPGSIGFNSALATGRSHGWQPVPLTQDDIAFLQYTGGTTGVSKGAMLTHANIAANITQAYSWIKPVVREGEEFIITALPLYHIFALTANCLTFLMIGARNLLIANPRDIPGFVKEWGKYPVTVVTGVNTLFNALLNNEDFAKLDFSTMRVTLGGGMAVQGPVAEKWKKVTGTPLLQAYGLTETSPAATINPLDMGEFNGSIGLPISSTEVSIRDDYGNEVPQGQIGEICIRGPQVMKGYWQRQEETDYVFYPDRFLRTGDVGYVDKKGFVFLVDRKKDMILVSGFNVYPNEVEEVVAMHPGVRDVAAIGVVDENSGEAVKIFVVRKDPAVTERMLIDHCRGLLTGYKIPKHVEFRDDLPRTNVGKILRRALKEGA; this comes from the coding sequence ATGGAAAAAATCTGGCTACAAAGCTATCCGAATGGCGTGCCGGCCGAAATCGACATCGACCACATCCCGTCGCTCGTCGCGCTGTTCGAAACAGCCTGCACGACCTATGCCGACAAGGTCGCCTACATCAGCATGGACAAGGCAATGACCTATCGCCAGCTCGACGAAGAGAGCAAGGCCTTCGCCGGCTGGCTGCAGGCCAAAGGCCTGAAGAAGGGCGACCGCGTCGCGCTGATGATGCCCAACCTGCTGCAATATCCCGTGGCGCTCTTCGGCACGCTGCGCGCTGGTTGTGTAGTGGTCAATTGCAACCCGCTCTACACGCCGCGCGAGCTCGAACACCAGCTCAAGGATTCCGGTGCAGTTGCCATCGTCATCGTCGAAAACTTTGCTCACACGCTCGAGCAGGTCGTCGCTCACACGGCGATCAAGCACGTCATCGTCACGCCGATGGGCGAAATGCTCGGCCTCAAGGGCATCATCGTCAATTTCGTCGTACGCCACGTCAAGAAGCTGGTGCCGGTCTGGAAACTACCCGGTTCCATCGGCTTCAACAGCGCGCTGGCTACCGGGCGCAGCCACGGCTGGCAACCGGTGCCGCTGACCCAGGACGACATCGCATTCCTGCAATACACGGGTGGCACGACGGGTGTGTCCAAAGGCGCCATGCTGACCCACGCCAACATCGCCGCCAACATCACCCAGGCCTATAGCTGGATCAAGCCGGTGGTGCGTGAGGGCGAGGAATTCATCATCACGGCCTTGCCGCTGTATCACATCTTCGCCCTGACAGCGAACTGCCTGACCTTCCTGATGATCGGTGCGCGCAACCTGCTGATCGCCAATCCGCGCGACATCCCCGGCTTCGTCAAGGAGTGGGGAAAATACCCGGTGACGGTGGTGACCGGCGTCAACACGCTGTTCAATGCCTTGCTCAATAACGAAGATTTCGCCAAGCTGGATTTCTCGACCATGCGCGTCACGCTGGGTGGCGGCATGGCGGTGCAGGGACCGGTCGCCGAAAAATGGAAGAAAGTGACCGGTACGCCCTTGCTGCAGGCCTACGGCCTGACCGAAACCTCGCCGGCAGCAACGATCAACCCGCTTGATATGGGCGAGTTCAATGGTTCCATCGGCCTGCCGATTTCCTCCACCGAGGTCTCGATCCGCGACGACTACGGCAACGAGGTGCCGCAGGGCCAGATCGGAGAAATCTGCATCCGCGGCCCGCAGGTCATGAAAGGCTACTGGCAACGGCAGGAGGAAACGGACTATGTCTTTTATCCGGACCGTTTTCTGCGTACGGGCGACGTTGGCTATGTTGATAAAAAAGGCTTCGTTTTTCTGGTTGACCGCAAGAAGGACATGATTCTGGTCTCCGGCTTCAACGTTTACCCGAATGAGGTCGAGGAAGTCGTCGCCATGCACCCCGGTGTGCGCGATGTTGCGGCCATCGGCGTGGTCGACGAGAACTCCGGCGAAGCGGTGAAGATTTTCGTCGTCCGCAAGGACCCGGCGGTGACCGAGCGCATGCTGATCGACCATTGCCGCGGCCTGCTGACCGGTTACAAGATTCCGAAACATGTCGAATTCCGCGACGACCTGCCGCGGACGAACGTCGGCAAGATCCTGCGTCGCGCATTGAAAGAGGGGGCTTGA
- a CDS encoding NAD(P)H-dependent flavin oxidoreductase, whose amino-acid sequence MPIPESLNKNLALPVICAPMFIVSNPDLVIAQCKGGLIGSFPALNARPKELLDEWLTRIKSELTTDPKAAPFAVNQIIHPSNERLEHDMMLCVKHQVPLIITSLSAPTQIVPPVHAYGGKVFHDVISVRHAEKALEAGVDGLILVCAGAGGHAGMLSPFALVGEIRKFYDGPIALSGSITNGSAILSAQAMGADFAYIGTRFIATDEAHAVDAYKQAIVDSAAKDVVYTPYFTGVHGNYLSKSILAAGLDPANLPEKDKTTMNFGGATAAKAWKDIWGAGQGVGTIDDVMPTAELVARLKQEYRAAKTALCSSPF is encoded by the coding sequence ATGCCGATTCCAGAATCACTGAACAAGAACCTGGCGCTACCTGTCATTTGCGCGCCGATGTTCATCGTCTCCAACCCCGATCTCGTCATCGCCCAGTGCAAGGGCGGCCTGATCGGCTCCTTCCCGGCCCTCAATGCCCGGCCCAAGGAGTTGCTCGACGAGTGGCTGACCCGCATCAAGAGCGAGCTGACCACCGATCCAAAGGCCGCACCATTCGCCGTCAACCAGATCATCCACCCCTCCAACGAGCGGCTGGAGCACGACATGATGCTGTGCGTAAAGCACCAGGTGCCGCTCATCATCACCAGCCTGTCGGCGCCAACGCAGATCGTACCGCCGGTGCATGCCTACGGTGGCAAGGTTTTTCATGACGTGATCAGCGTCCGCCATGCGGAAAAGGCGTTGGAGGCTGGCGTCGATGGGCTGATCCTGGTTTGCGCCGGGGCCGGCGGTCACGCCGGCATGCTGAGCCCCTTCGCGCTGGTCGGTGAAATCCGCAAGTTCTACGATGGTCCGATCGCGCTCTCTGGCTCGATCACCAACGGCAGCGCGATTCTGTCCGCGCAAGCCATGGGTGCAGATTTTGCCTACATCGGGACGCGCTTCATCGCCACCGACGAAGCGCATGCCGTCGATGCCTACAAGCAGGCCATCGTCGACAGCGCTGCCAAGGACGTCGTCTACACGCCGTACTTCACTGGTGTGCATGGCAATTACCTGAGCAAAAGCATTCTCGCCGCCGGCCTCGATCCAGCCAATCTGCCGGAAAAAGACAAAACCACGATGAACTTTGGTGGTGCGACAGCGGCCAAGGCCTGGAAAGATATCTGGGGCGCCGGGCAGGGCGTCGGCACCATCGATGACGTGATGCCGACCGCAGAACTGGTGGCCCGCCTGAAACAGGAATACCGCGCCGCGAAGACGGCGTTGTGCAGCAGTCCATTCTGA